Within the Miscanthus floridulus cultivar M001 chromosome 2, ASM1932011v1, whole genome shotgun sequence genome, the region CACTGCCTCCTTCACAGATACAAGCGCAAATAGTTTCCCATTGCTTTCTCCATACAGAACCCCAAGCTGTGCGCCTAACCATGAGAGGCCCTCGACCAGCCTCGGGCACTCAAACCTCATGGCCCTGGGATCAAAGCCTAGCCCCTCGTTATCGCCATTCTGCATCCCCACCAGCAAGTACCTGGCCTCCACTGCCATCGCCTTCAGCAAGAGCCACAGTAGCACCAAGATATGGTCCGCATCCGTGACGTTGACCTTGACCCCGTACCTCGGTGAGCTCTCAAGCACCCACTGCCGCAGCTCGGCCTCCCACCGTGGCGTTACACCCAAGCAGAACGTGGCCACTACCCGGGTTACAGCATAGGAGTATGATCCCGGGAGGTGGTGGCCCCCCGCAACCCAGGAGTCCAACTCCCGTTGCAGGAGGCTGAGCTCCGACGGCAGGATGCGGGGCGGATGGGAGGGGCTCCGGCCGGTAGTGGAAGAGGAGAAATCTGCGCACACGCCAGCGAGGAAGGCGGGAAGGGAGGTGGCCGTGGAGGTTGGGACGGGACTCATACGGACGACGGCGGGGCAATCGGAGTAGGGAGCTGGGGCGGCCGGGAGCGGGAGGTTGATAGCGGTGACCGGCGGCGGGAGTGGAGGTTTTGTGGTGGTAGACTGAGGTGAGGGGATACTGGCGATGGGGGTGGTTGGGTGAGGTTGGAGAGGGGAGGGTAGAGCGGCGAGGGCAGAGGATGCGGCGGAGAGGACGGAGCGTAGGTGGGCGAGGGCGGACGTGAGAGcaggaggtggcggtggaggacgAGGGATAGGCGGCGGCTCCATTTGAGCGGAGCGGAACCGGTCGTCGGAGGGTTTCGAAGGGGAGGCGCGGCGGCCGCCAGCCCGCGAGATACGGGatttttaactttttaccatAGTTACCAATGCCATTCCTGCGTTTGCCggttttaggccccgtttagattccaaaaattttcaacaaagtgtcacatcgaatcttgtggcatatatatggagtactaaatataaacgaaaaataaaactaattgcacagttaggtaaAAAATCGCaggacgaaactttcaaacctaattagtccataattagatactaattacctAATACAAACGAAAGCGCTACAGTGCCAAACAGTAGCCAAACCCAAAAAAtcgggaactaaacgcgcccttataCGTGTTTTTACATATTTATCATCACAAACAGTAACTCTTTTGTGTTTTTCTATTTTATTGAGGTGGTATGTTAGATGGGCACACCAGCATGACAGGGAGCCGAGAGCCCTAACTTAGCACGCAAATATAACCATGTTGTCCtcgtctccttcttctgtctccAGTCGGCCCAAACCTAAATCAAACCCAGTCCACTCCTCCTTCTTCCCAACTCCTGATGATGGCAACGACGACTGTGGCGGCGGCATCGAGTCTCCTTCTCCTAAAGATAGTACTATTGGAGATAGTACCGGCAGATGAAGCTGCAGCAGTGCAACCAATAAAAAAAATGACCCCAAGGAAGAAACAACTAGCTACTAAGGTGAAGAAGGCAACACCAACAAAGACCGTCAAATAAGGCATAACCACTATTTAAATGGATGCTCTTTTGTATGTATTTTAGAGACAGGAACTCCTATGATCAATTATGTATGGCTAAAATAGCCATGTTACGTATGGGATGGACCTGACCTGTTATATATGGCTCTCATATGTCAGTATGGACCTGTTATGCCATGCTCCTTGACGAAGAGGGCTCCGTCCTCCGAGCCATAGGTGCACGGAGGACGAGGATCAGTCTTTGCCGTCGCTGGGAAAAGAATGGATGAGAGGGGAAGAATGGATGCGGCTGTTTCAGCGGGGAAGAATGGAGAATGGATTGGGTTTGACTCAGAGCTAGACCGGCTGGAGACAGAAGGAGGTGAAGACAACGTGATCATTTCGCGTGCTAAGTTAGGGCTTCCAGGCTTCCTGCCACGCTGACGTGCTCATCTAGAACACCACTTCCGTAAAAATGATAAAAACATAAAACATAAGAGAGTTATCAATTACGATGACAAATGTGCAAAAACAAGCACAAAGTTGGCGAAGAAGTGCCACCCGTGGATGGCAGAAAGTTAAAAATCCCGTGAGATACCGAAGCTTACCGATGAAGGAGGCGGGAGGCCTGGGCTCGGAGGGCAGGTCCAAGACCCATGGGTCGACGTGGACCCCTGGCTGCACTTAAAATTCATAGATAGAAAATTGAAGTCGAATAAACTACTAAGGAAGGGCTGAGGCAGAAGGCAAATAAACTCACCTATCAGCGATCACCACAGTCCACTCGCCATCGCCGCCTCGCCGGAGCCCAGAGGTCACCGGATCCACACGCTGTCCCGTCGGTGGAGAAGGAAGAAGAACTCGCTGCCTCGCCGGTAGGGCCGCTGGCTTCCACGGAGGCTCGTCGCCGGCGGCGCCTTGCGGCGCGAGTGAGGAATGGGATGGGGCTCGGACTGGGCGGGCGGCGACTGCTAGGATGGAGGCACACACTGCAGGCCGGCCCATTCGGCCATTCTCCCGTTCATGTTCGGCCCAAGAATCCGAATAATCCCCATCTCGAAAAGAAAAtaaggaaaaagaaaacaaaaagaaaggAGAAGTGCTCGAGGTTCTTGCTCCGCTCTCACACTTTCTTTCTGCCTGCTCATCCCAATCCGCCCACCGAAACTCTCGAATCCGCGGCCGCCCCCTCCGCGATCCCGACCTCCGCCGCCTTGCCCAACTCGACGCTCTCTTCTCCTGAACGCGCTGCCGCCCCCGGGGGCGCGGCCACCGGGGCCCTTACCTACTGCTGCTGGGCTGCTGGGGTGGAGTGGAATGGAGTTCCGGCCGGAGTGTGATGTAAACAAGATGAGGGAGCTGCGCTTCGTTGTATTGGTTCTGGTGGTATCCTTGCCGTGTTTCTCTGCATCCGATCGCCAAGGTACTACCGCACTGCCCTATCGTTCCTGCAAGGTGACGCTCACAGCCGTTGCTTGCCTCCATGCGTCCGCATGAGTGTGTTTTGGGTACCtgttagctgaacaaatgggaaTTTAGTTGTATTGTTAAACTGTTGCTGTGTTCTAATCAGTGTTTTAGAAAGCGGTAGGTACTAGTTGGGCACCGAGCACCTAGGTAGCAGTTGGGCAGGCAATGCTGCTGCTAGGCGGGCAATTTGGCGCTTGTGCTTCGTAAGAGATTGTCGCCTAGCGCAAAGGTGCCACCTTGATAGGCCAGCTGTCTGATTATCGAGACGGCGGTTGAAATATTTATGTATTGACATTGCTAGTggtatcttcttcttcttcttttttggtgACTTACATTGCTAGTGGTACCCGGGAAAGATGGATTTGCTTAAACTTAGATACTTGataatgaagggcgggcctggtgcaagcggtagagtcttaccgcatgtgaccggaaggtcccgggttcgagtcgtggtctcctcgcattgcacaggcgagggtaaggcttgccactgacaccctttcccagaccccgcacagagcgggagctctctgcactgggtacgccctttagatACTTGATAATAATGATACCCAACATGTTTCTGCAACTGCAATTAGCTCATCATAGCATTTAATATGGGTGTACAATGATTTCATAAAAAGCACAGCAGCATGATCATTAATGTTACCTGAGAAAAGATTCCAACTAAGTCATATAACTGTGGTGGTCTATATATATGGCAGTGTTCACATTAAAACACTAGTGTATGGACTTGTATCTGGGAGAAACCTTGAGGATAGGTATAACTGTCGACATGACTCTCTTGATACACCAAACTACCAATGCCATCTTCTTTTTCTGTCTGTGTGTATGTATCCCTCAATGTttaaggttt harbors:
- the LOC136515619 gene encoding U11/U12 small nuclear ribonucleoprotein 48 kDa protein-like, coding for MEPPPIPRPPPPPPALTSALAHLRSVLSAASSALAALPSPLQPHPTTPIASIPSPQSTTTKPPLPPPVTAINLPLPAAPAPYSDCPAVVRMSPVPTSTATSLPAFLAGVCADFSSSTTGRSPSHPPRILPSELSLLQRELDSWVAGGHHLPGSYSYAVTRVVATFCLGVTPRWEAELRQWVLESSPRYGVKVNVTDADHILVLLWLLLKAMAVEARYLLVGMQNGDNEGLGFDPRAMRFECPRLVEGLSWLGAQLGVLYGESNGKLFALVSVKEAVLQMAYGLAVCVGDGAAGVGEDKVGAGEKGSDAGDVVARPVFLSQVAASIVALYERFYLEEKTKALQAQRLSKYQLLLGYSQALERGILERSNRPNYRAVLEYDGVLSRRVSNKESARAKTREELLAEERDYKRRRTSYRGKKVNRNPTEILRDIIDEHMDEIKQAGGIGYVVEAPADIAWNVFKSNSHSGAYHGSYDFASSSSHDEEALASRSSL